A genomic window from Silene latifolia isolate original U9 population chromosome Y, ASM4854445v1, whole genome shotgun sequence includes:
- the LOC141629139 gene encoding uncharacterized protein LOC141629139 yields the protein MGHDGDQCKRVEQRKKVVVTTRKVWRPVSKKTPEQQAHEAVIDTVLVEQAGGKSPVKDGQILTPPIKRLTILNRRREETGGYSKVDFGAQSYNEVASSPPPMKSGVNGLFGLLETKIKNKIFSKAVNSFNNGWCISTNNGYHSGGRIWILWQPKMFRVNFIEYNAQFIHMKVESLLDKGICYLTMVYAFNGIQDRASLWNHLRKIAGQTQGPWAIAGDFNCILAASERYGGASTMAEMKPFRRCVVDCEVVDITATGSLYTWNNKQRLEERIYSRIDRFLVNKEWCDLYPEKYAHFLPEGLFDPSPCLIRSSTNMRGKSSFKYLNMWGSSKEFLNIVKKYWDRGIEGTPLYKLTTNLKGLKAGLYQLNRDAFSDIKKAIAKLQQEVEGLQAQLGRDPDNMQLQQQEFEAYQELKIKSLARDSFLHQRAKSVWIKEGDTNSAYFHNSIRHRRNKNRVILIEDMDGNLSHSATLLRPVTGEEVKDILFSIPDVKSPGPDGYTSRFFKDAWGEIGKDVIIAVLDFFQHGKILKQINAINLTMVPKCDRPQSVLQFRPIACCNVVYKVISKLLCARLAEVLPCIVDKNQGAFIQHRSIQENILICQDLIRLYESPSSSPRCMFKIHLQKAYDTVEWEFVDKLMIMLKFPLKFRVLVMQCITTTSFSISLNGEMFGFFPGKRGLRQGDPLSPLIFTLCMEYLTRTLKYAAARYDFAFHPMCKEMGLTNLMFADDVLMFSKGDAKSMMLLLRSFSTFSRPTGLKISAAKSNAYFCGVSDQLKQEILSVSGLKEGELPFRYLGLPIQTTRLQKKDCECLVEKICSKIHGYGARKFSFAGRLTLVQAVLKSLCSYWASLFVLPKGIIQRVEATCRNFLWDGGTEYRRAPLVAWDKVCRTKEEGGLGLQDMEMWNKALVGRLVDWIYEGRNSVWVKWVECNHLKGRTWSDYEPSTNSSLVWRRICRVKTELAAGYLTGKWHDQPNGYSPASYYRWLRGVQPKQTSYPCYKSGDGRSASYTRFVGMEYGGKGISAEWKCKFAGLKSLAH from the exons ATGGGTCATGATGGGGACCAATGCAAAAGAGTAGAGCAAAGAAAGAAAGTAGTTGTGACCACTAGGAAAGTATGGAGACCTGTTTCTAAGAAAACTCCTGAGCAGCAGGCACATGAAGCTGTTATTGATACAGTCCTGGTGGAACAAGCAGGTGGTAAGTCTCCAGTCAAGGATGGTCAAATTTTAACTCCCCCAATTAAGAGATTGACTATTCTTAATAGGAGAAGAGAGGAGACTGGTGGATATAGTAAAGTGGACTTTGGAGCTCAATCCTATAATGAGGTTGCTTCTTCTCCACCCCCAATGAAGTCAGGTGTAAATG GCTTATTTGGTCTATTGGAAACAAAAATCAAGAATAAAATTTTTTCAAAGGCTGTTAATAGTTTCAATAATGGATGGTGTATTTCTACTAATAATGGATATCATAGTGGAGGAAGAATTTGGATTTTATGGCAACCAAAGATGTTTAGAGTGAATTTTATTGAGTACAATGCACAGTTCATTCATATGAAGGTTGAATCTTTGCTTGACAAAGGCATATGCTACTTGACCATGGTCTATGCCTTCAATGGCATTCAAGATAGAGCTTCTCTTTGGAATCATCTGAGGAAGATTGCTGGGCAGACACAAGGGCCATGGGCCATAGCAGGTGATTTTAACTGTATCTTAGCTGCCAGTGAGAGATATGGGGGTGCATCCACTATGGCTGAAATGAAACCTTTTAGGAGATGTGTTGTGGACTGTGAGGTGGTGGATATTACTGCTACTGGCTCCCTGTACACCTGGAATAACAAGCAGAGACTTGAGGAGAGAATTTATAGCAGGATAGATAGATTTTTAGTTAATAAAGAATGGTGTGATCTATATCCTGAAAAATATGCTCATTTCTTGCCAGAGGGTTTATTTGACCCCTCGCCATGTCTGATAAGGAGTTCTACCAATATGAGGGGCAAAAGCAGTTTCAAATACCTCAATATGTGGGGCAGCTCTAAAGAGTTTCTCAACATTGTGAAGAAGTATTGGGACAGAGGCATAGAGGGTACTCCTCTCTATAAATTGACCACAAATCTGAAGGGACTCAAAGCCGGACTGTATCAGCTGAATAGGGATGCTTTTAGTGATATTAAAAAGGCAATAGCAAAGCTGCAGCAGGAGGTTGAGGGTCTACAGGCTCAATTGGGCAGGGATCCTGACAATATGCAGCTTCAGCAGCAGGAGTTTGAGGCTTACCAGGAGCTTAAGATTAAGAGCCTGGCTAGGGATAGCTTTCTGCATCAAAGAGCTAAGAGTGTCTGGATCAAGGAAGGGGATACTAACTCTGCTTATTTCCATAATTCTATCAGGCACAGAAGGAATAAGAATAGGGTGATCTTGATTGAGGATATGGATGGCAACCTGT CTCATTCTGCTACTTTACTTAGACCTGTCACTGGTGAAGAGGTCAAGGATATTCTTTTTAGTATCCCTGATGTCAAATCTCCGGGTCCAGATGGGTATACTAGCAGGTTTTTCAAAGATGCTTGGGGAGAGATAGGCAAGGATGTTATCATAGCAGTGCTTGACTTCTTCCAACATGGTAAGATCTTGAAACAAATTAATGCAATTAATCTCACTATGGTGCCCAAATGTGATAGACCTCAATCTGTACTGCAATTCCGTCCCATTGCTTGCTGCAATGTTGTATACAAGGTCATATCAAAGCTTCTATGTGCTAGGTTGGCTGAGGTCCTCCCTTGCATTGTAGACAAGAACCAAGGAGCCTTTATTCAACACAGAAGCATTCAAGAGAACATCTTGATATGTCAAGACTTGATTAGACTGTATGAAAGTCCTTCCTCCTCTCCTAGGTGTATGTTTAAAATTCATCTACAAAAAGCCTATGACACTGTTGAATGGGAGTTTGTGGACAAGCTAATGATCATGCTGAAATTCCCTTTGAAATTTAGAGTCCTGGTAATGCAATGCATTACTACTACTTCCTTCTCAATATCTCTGAATGGTGAGATGTTTGGGTTCTTTCCAGGGAAGAGGGGTCTGAGACAAGGAGACCCTCTTTCTCCCCTTATCTTCACCCTCTGTATGGAGTACTTGACTAGAACTCTTAAATATGCAGCTGCTAGATATGACTTTGCTTTCCACCCTATGTGCAAGGAAATGGGACTTACAAatctgatgtttgctgatgatgtctTGATGTTTAGTAAGGGGGATGCTAAGTCAATGATGTTGCTACTGAGATCATTCTCTACTTTTTCAAGACCTACAGGCCTTAAAATTAGTGCTGCAAAGTCTAATGCTTATTTTTGTGGAGTTTCTGATCAACTTAAGCAAGAGATTCTAAGTGTGTCTGGTTTGAAAGAGGGGGAGCTGCCTTTCAGGTACTTAGGCCTGCCTATTCAAACTACCAGACTGCAGAAGAAAGACTGTGAATGCCTAGTGGAAAAAATATGCTCCAAAATCCATGGCTATGGAGCTAGGAAGTTCTCCTTTGCAGGAAGACTGACTTTGGTGCAAGCTGTTCTAAAGAGCCTGTGCTCCTACTGGGCCTCTTTGTTTGTGCTGCCCAAAGGGATAATACAAAGAGTTGAAGCTACCTGCAGGAATTTCTTGTGGGATGGGGGTACTGAGTATAGGAGAGCTCCATTGGTGGCTTGGGACAAGGTGTGCAGGACTAAAGAGGAAGGGGGTTTGGGTTTACAGGATATGGAGATGTGGAATAAAGCTCTAGTTGGGAGACTAGTGGACTGGATTTATGAAGGTAGGAATTCTGTCTGGGTCAAGTGGGTGGAATGTAATCATCTTAAAGGAAGGACTTGGTCTGATTATGAGCCTAGTACTAATTCTAGTTTGGTGTGGAGACGTATATGCAGGGTCAAAACTGAACTAGCAGCTGGATACTTGACTGGCAAATGGCATGACCAACCTAATGGTTATTCTCCTGCTAGCTATTACAGATGGTTAAGAGGGGTTCAGCCTAAG CAGACGAGTTATCCATGCTATAAATCAGGTGATGGGAGGAGTGCTAGCTACACACGATTTGTTGGAATGGA ATATGGCGGCAAAGGAATAAGTGCAGAGTGGAAATGTAAGTTCGCAGGCCTGAAAAGCTTAGCACACTGA